The genomic region GGAGCCTGCGATCGAACCCGCGGTGATGCGCCCGTCGCCGTTCAGCCCCGTGCTGAGCGAGAAATCGACCAGTCCGGTGCCGTTGGTGATGAACTGTGCGTTGCCGCCGGTCGCGTTGTTGAAGAACTTGATGGTGCTGCCGGCTTCGGTGATGATGGTGGCATCGCCCGCCGTAGCGAACGCCGTGAAGATGTGTTGGCTGCCGGCCTGGTTGTCGATGGTCGCATTGCCCGCGGTGGCATAGGCATCGAACTGGAGAACGCTGCCGTCCCGATTGATGATCGTCGCGTTGGCCGCGGTCGGCGCCTCCACCGGGTTGAAACCGCCAGATCCGAAATAGAGCACGCCGCTGTTGTCGAAGCTGGCGTTTGCCGCCGTGCTGTTCTGGAAAAAGGCGACCTGACCGCCCGCGAGCGTGACGATCGTTGCGGAAGCCGCGGATGAGGACTCGAAAAACTGCGTCGAACCGCCATTGGTGCCGTTGGTGATGGTGGCCTGCCCCGCATTGGTGTGGCCCAGAAACACCGCGGCACCGCCGTCGGAGTTGTCGATCACGGCCTTGGCGGCCGTGCTGGTGTCGGAGCCGCCGGGAGGACCAAACGCGTCGCCGAACACCACAGTGCCGCCGTTGGTGTTGGTGAATCTGGCGTTGCCGGCAGAACTGGTGTCGCGGAAGATCGTGAGCGCACCATTGGTGTTGCTCACGGTGGCATTGCCCGCGGTGCTGCTGTCGCGAAACTCCGTGATGCCGAAATTCTGGTTGACGATCGTCGCCGTCGACGCCGTGGTGGAATTGTAGAACGTCGTGGTGGCGATCCCGTTGAAGCCGTCGTTGACGATCTTGGTGATGCCGGCCGTGTTGGCGTTGACGATGTCGAACTTGCCGTCGACCGCGACCTCGCCGACGATCGAGGCGGTGTGGCTGGCGTTGCCGAGTTGCAACGTCGCGCAATCGCAGATCGTGGTGCCGCCCGTGTAGGTGTTGGTGTCTGTTAGCACTACGCGGCCGAGACCGCCCGAATTGTCCAGCACCGTCAGCTTGCCGGGGCCGTTGCCGTCGGCGATGTTGCCGGCGATCGTGAGCGTGACGCCATTGGCGTCGATCGCGCTGCCGATGGCCGACGTATTGATCTTGAAGTTGTTGCTGAAAGTCAGGTTGCCGAGGCCGTCGGCCTGAAACGAGGCATTGTCGAGCGTGACGCTGCCTGACCCGACCGAGCTGTTGTTGCCGACGACGACGGTCGTATCGACCACCAGCGTGCCGCCGGAATAGGTGTTGGCGCCGGAGAGCTGTACGTTGGAGAACGCGGACGCCGACGAATCGATCAGGCGCAGAACCCCGGCGCCGGCGCCGTCGGCGATCACGCCCTGGAGATTGACCTGGGCGCCGTTCGCATCGACCGTGCCGCCGGCCGCATTGACCACGATGTTGTTGGCGAAGGCGACGCTCGAGACCGTCGGCGACTGCATCTGGAACGTGCCGCCATTGAGCGTGATGGTGCCGGTGCCGACCGAATCCGCATTCGTCACCTGCACGGTGCCGGCCGAGATCAGCGTGCCGCCGGAGTAGCCATTGGTCCCTGCGAGCACCAGCGTGCTGTTGCCGAGCTGGTGCACCATCGCGCCGGGCGCAAATCCGTCGTTGATGTTGGCGCTGATGGTGATGGTCTGGCCGCTGTTGGCCCGGTTGATCAGGCCGCCGCTCGGCCCCGTCAGGGCGAAGTTAACCGGGTTGCCGCTGATCGTGTACGACTGCGAATTGGCGGTGAAGGTCCACGAGTCCAGCAGCATCGGGCCAGCGCCGATCGTGACCGTCGCCGATCCCGTCGAATCGAAAATGGCGGATTGGGTCGGGAGGATCGGCGGCGCGCCGGGCGACGTCGTCGACCAGTTGGTCGGGAGCTGGTAGTCGGCACTGCTCGTTGTGCTACCGCTGCCGCCCCAGGTGAAGCTCTGGGCCTGTGCCGAACTGGACGGCAACAGGCTTGCAGCCGCCGAGACGCAGACTGCCGAAGCCAACACACCGCGAAACTGCCGAGCAAACGAAAAAAAGACCGAACCAAAATGCACGTGAATTGCCCCCAAACGCTCTACGGCGCTCTTGGGACGAGATTAGCATGCTGCCAAACGCGCGATTGTTGATTGTGTCCGAAATCCTTCGATTCAGCTTCCGGAGGTCGAAGTTTCGGCCCCACTGTTGTACACCCGCAACGCTAGCGGAGGCTGGCCTCGCAACCAGCGCACGATTCTTGGTACTGTGGTCAGGCGTTCGGCGACGGCTCGCTGGCCACGGTCAGCAGCTGCGACCGTCGGACGCGCTCGCGATGCGCGGTGTAGAGGCCCGAGGCGACGATGAAGCCGGCGCCGAGGATGGTCCAGCTGTCGGGCACTTCGCCGAAGATCAGGAAGCCGAGGATGCTGACCCACAGCAGCTGCGTGTAGGAGAACGGCGCCAGCACCGAGGCATCGCCATAGCGGAATGCCAGCACCACGATCCACTGTCCGACGGTGGACGCAACGCCGATCAGGATGCCGAACATGATGTCGTGCCAGCTCGGCGTGACCCAGACGAACGGCACCAGCGCGCTGACGATGGCGACGCCGACGATGGACGAATAGGTCATCACGGTGATCGGGCGCTCGCTGCCGCTCATCATGCGCGTCAGGATCAGCGTGCCGGCCCAGGCCAGCGCCGAGACGAGCGGGAAGATCGCGGCGGGATGGAACGCGCTGGTGCCCGGCCGCAGGATGATGAACACGCCGGCGAGGCCGACCGCGGTCGCGATCCAGCGTCGCATGCCGACCCTCTCACCGAGGAAAGCGATCGACAGCGCGGTGACGAACAGCGGCGAGACGAAGCTGGTGGCCGAGGCTTCGGCGATCGGCAGGAAGCCGAGCCCCGTGATGAAGATCAGCGAGGAACCGAGCAATGCGGCGCCGCGCAGCACGTGCAGCCCGGGACGGCTGCTGCGCAGCGCGAACAGCGGCGAGCCCGGCAGCATCGCCGGCGTCATGATCATCGCGAACACCAGGAAGCGGATCCAGGCGATCTCGATCGAGGGCAGCGTGGAGGAGAGATATTTTGCCGTGACGTCGGAGGTGCCCAGGAACACGGTCGACAGCAGGATCAGCGCGATGCCCTTGAACGGCCGGTCGGTGCGGGCGGGCGCCTTGCTTGTCGCTGCGGGCGCGGTCTTTGCGGGCAATGAAAGGGGAACGCTGTCCAGCCTGG from Bradyrhizobium elkanii USDA 76 harbors:
- a CDS encoding DMT family transporter, with translation MAARLDSVPLSLPAKTAPAATSKAPARTDRPFKGIALILLSTVFLGTSDVTAKYLSSTLPSIEIAWIRFLVFAMIMTPAMLPGSPLFALRSSRPGLHVLRGAALLGSSLIFITGLGFLPIAEASATSFVSPLFVTALSIAFLGERVGMRRWIATAVGLAGVFIILRPGTSAFHPAAIFPLVSALAWAGTLILTRMMSGSERPITVMTYSSIVGVAIVSALVPFVWVTPSWHDIMFGILIGVASTVGQWIVVLAFRYGDASVLAPFSYTQLLWVSILGFLIFGEVPDSWTILGAGFIVASGLYTAHRERVRRSQLLTVASEPSPNA
- a CDS encoding autotransporter domain-containing protein yields the protein MASAVCVSAAASLLPSSSAQAQSFTWGGSGSTTSSADYQLPTNWSTTSPGAPPILPTQSAIFDSTGSATVTIGAGPMLLDSWTFTANSQSYTISGNPVNFALTGPSGGLINRANSGQTITISANINDGFAPGAMVHQLGNSTLVLAGTNGYSGGTLISAGTVQVTNADSVGTGTITLNGGTFQMQSPTVSSVAFANNIVVNAAGGTVDANGAQVNLQGVIADGAGAGVLRLIDSSASAFSNVQLSGANTYSGGTLVVDTTVVVGNNSSVGSGSVTLDNASFQADGLGNLTFSNNFKINTSAIGSAIDANGVTLTIAGNIADGNGPGKLTVLDNSGGLGRVVLTDTNTYTGGTTICDCATLQLGNASHTASIVGEVAVDGKFDIVNANTAGITKIVNDGFNGIATTTFYNSTTASTATIVNQNFGITEFRDSSTAGNATVSNTNGALTIFRDTSSAGNARFTNTNGGTVVFGDAFGPPGGSDTSTAAKAVIDNSDGGAAVFLGHTNAGQATITNGTNGGSTQFFESSSAASATIVTLAGGQVAFFQNSTAANASFDNSGVLYFGSGGFNPVEAPTAANATIINRDGSVLQFDAYATAGNATIDNQAGSQHIFTAFATAGDATIITEAGSTIKFFNNATGGNAQFITNGTGLVDFSLSTGLNGDGRITAGSIAGSGFYYIGSGNTLVVGSNNLSTALSGVLADFDPLNPFHICGCFGGGRTGPANFEKTGSGTLTLSGVNSYTGTTTVNGGILQVDGSIASSSLTTVNAGGALAGIGTVGNTTIASGGILMPGNATSGTFLNVAGNLAFQSGALYLVGLNSTASTLAKVGGSATLAGSVGVSVAAGSTIAKQYTILSAAGGRSGTFAGVDSTGLPSNLVATLGYDASNAYLNFTLDYGAKSKLNVNQQNVATTLQNFFNANGGINAVFAGLSPNGLTQASGEGAAGSQQATFNAMGLFLGLLTDPFVAGRDGGLGGGAGATPFTEESTPLAYPARKTEPRDALAAIYTKAPPLQPSFEQRWSVWAAGYGGSQTTSGNAVLGSNNTSSSLYGTAVGADYRLSPNTIAGFALAGGATSFSVNGLGWGRSDLFQAGAFVRHSVGAAYLSAALAYGWQDVTTDRIVTAAGADHLRANFNANAWSGRLEGGYRYATPWIGLTPYAAAQFTSFELPAYAESVVSGDGAFALNYAAKSVTDVRSELGLRSDKSFAVDGGIVTLRGRVAWAHDFNPDRAVGAVFQTLPGAAFVVNGAAQASDSVLTTASAELRWRNGWSAAATFEGEFSNVTQSYAGKGVMRYTW